Proteins encoded in a region of the Sugiyamaella lignohabitans strain CBS 10342 chromosome B, complete sequence genome:
- the ALG2 gene encoding GDP-Man:Man(1)GlcNAc(2)-PP-dolichol alpha-1,3-mannosyltransferase (Mannosyltransferase in the N-linked glycosylation pathway; catalyzes two consecutive steps in the N-linked glycosylation pathway; alg2 mutants exhibit temperature-sensitive growth and abnormal accumulation of the lipid-linked oligosaccharide Man2GlcNAc2-PP-Dol; GO_component: GO:0005783 - endoplasmic reticulum [Evidence IEA]; GO_component: GO:0005783 - endoplasmic reticulum [Evidence IC] [PMID 16878994]; GO_component: GO:0005789 - endoplasmic reticulum membrane [Evidence IEA]; GO_component: GO:0016021 - integral component of membrane [Evidence IEA]; GO_component: GO:0016021 - integral component of membrane [Evidence ISM] [PMID 12192589]; GO_component: GO:0016020 - membrane [Evidence IEA]; GO_function: GO:0004378 - GDP-Man:Man1GlcNAc2-PP-Dol alpha-1,3-mannosyltransferase activity [Evidence IEA]; GO_function: GO:0004378 - GDP-Man:Man1GlcNAc2-PP-Dol alpha-1,3-mannosyltransferase activity [Evidence IDA] [PMID 16878994]; GO_function: GO:0033164 - glycolipid 6-alpha-mannosyltransferase activity [Evidence IDA] [PMID 16878994]; GO_function: GO:0016740 - transferase activity [Evidence IEA]; GO_function: GO:0016757 - transferase activity, transferring glycosyl groups [Evidence IEA]; GO_process: GO:0009058 - biosynthetic process [Evidence IEA]; GO_process: GO:0097502 - mannosylation [Evidence IEA]; GO_process: GO:0006490 - oligosaccharide-lipid intermediate biosynthetic process [Evidence IDA] [PMID 16878994]; GO_process: GO:0006486 - protein glycosylation [Evidence IEA]), protein MKIAFIHPDLGIGGAERLVVDAAVGLQSLGHEVTIYTSYHDKNHSFDETNDGTLKVIVEGNKIVPPKIFGRLAILCASLRQLHLTRNLINSSVGNDYDVFIVDQLSICVPIIRFYLKGRILFYCHFPDQLLTQRKSTLKKLYRVPFDWLESWSTGIADVILVNSKFTRSVFQKTFSGVKRLPEVIYPSVDTEQSGKALDSQATATFSVNDDAKVILSINRFERKKNIELALRAFAIVARDEKSSVLYLAGGYDPRVDENIGYLKELQSLSDELGLSHTTIFPSDTPKKEKVSTRVVFLPSVASSLKTYLLKNAHLLLYTPSYEHFGIVPLEAMVNGTPVLATDTGGPLETVVNGVTGWNRPSDPTQWAKVIKYVVMVMSPEARELLSSAAKKRVKDHFSTAKMAKEFEYYAIASTKVKRQDIAHFGRFIDFARAILVVLIVVLIVSIFNFLGHK, encoded by the coding sequence ATGAAAATTGCATTCATCCACCCAGATTTGGGTATTGGTGGCGCTGAGCGACTAGtagttgatgctgctgtggGCCTTCAATCTCTAGGTCATGAAGTGACAATCTACACGTCATATCACGACAAAAACCACAGTTTTGACGAAACAAACGATGGAACTCTGAAGGTGATAGTCGaaggaaataaaatagtaCCACCTAAGATATTTGGAAGGTTGGCAATTCTATGTGCTAGTCTGCGGCAGCTTCACTTGACTAGAAACTTAATCAACAGTTCTGTAGGCAATGACTACGACGTATTTATTGTTGACCAGCTGTCAATCTGCGTTCCTATCATCAGGTTCTACCTAAAAGGAAGAATTCTATTTTACTGCCATTTTCCAGACCAGCTACTTACTCAGCGTAAAAGTACCCTCAAGAAGTTATACCGAGTTCCATTCGACTGGTTAGAATCATGGTCGACAGGAATTGCTGATGTGATTTTAGTCAATAGCAAATTTACAAGATCTGTTTTTCAGAAGACATTTAGTGGTGTCAAGCGTCTTCCTGAGGTTATATATCCCAGTGTTGACACAGAACAGTCAGGTAAAGCGTTGGACAGCCAAGCAACAGCTACATTCTCGGTCAATGATGATGCAAAAGTGATATTGTCGATTAACCGGTTtgaaaggaaaaaaaatatagaaTTAGCTCTGAGAGCATTTGCAATTGTAGCACGCGATGAAAAGTCATCAGTTCTTTATCTTGCTGGAGGATATGATCCTCGGGTGGATGAAAATATTGGGTATCTCAAGGAGCTACAGAGCTTATCAGATGAACTTGGATTATCACACACGACGATTTTCCCAAGTGATACCCCCAAGAAGGAAAAGGTATCAACAAGAGTCGTGTTTTTGCCGTCTGTAGCATCATCTCTCAAAACATACCTATTGAAAAATGCTCATCTATTGTTATACACTCCTTCATATGAGCATTTTGGTATTGTTCCTCTAGAAGCTATGGTGAATGGTACACCAGTTTTGGCAACTGACACAGGTGGTCCTCTAGAAACTGTTGTTAATGGAGTAACGGGTTGGAACAGACCGTCCGACCCGACCCAGTGGGCCAAAGTGATCAAGTATGTCGTCATGGTAATGTCACCAGAGGCTAGAGAACTCTTGTCGTCAGCGGCTAAGAAGCGGGTCAAAGACCATTTTTCAACTGCTAAAATGGCCAAGGAGTTTGAATACTATGCTATAGCTAGCACCAAAGTAAAGCGACAAGATATTGCTCACTTTGGCAGATTTATAGATTTCGCTCGTGCAATTCTAGTGGTCCTCATTGTAGTCCTCATTGTAAGCATTTTTAACTTTTTAGGCCACAAATAA
- the SGF73 gene encoding Sgf73p (SAGA complex subunit; has a role in anchoring the deubiquitination module into SAGA and SLIK complexes; involved in preinitiation complex assembly at promoters; relocalizes to the cytosol in response to hypoxia; human ortholog ataxin-7 is associated with spinocerebellar ataxia diseases; mutant displays reduced transcription elongation in the G-less-based run-on (GLRO) assay; GO_component: GO:0071819 - DUBm complex [Evidence IDA] [PMID 20395473]; GO_component: GO:0000124 - SAGA complex [Evidence IDA] [PMID 12052880]; GO_component: GO:0000124 - SAGA complex [Evidence IPI] [PMID 15932941]; GO_component: GO:0000124 - SAGA complex [Evidence IDA] [PMID 17090597]; GO_component: GO:0046695 - SLIK (SAGA-like) complex [Evidence IPI] [PMID 15932941]; GO_component: GO:0005829 - cytosol [Evidence IDA] [PMID 22932476]; GO_component: GO:0005634 - nucleus [Evidence IEA,IEA]; GO_component: GO:0005634 - nucleus [Evidence IDA] [PMID 22932476]; GO_function: GO:0008047 - enzyme activator activity [Evidence IDA] [PMID 18488019]; GO_function: GO:0008047 - enzyme activator activity [Evidence IMP] [PMID 20434206]; GO_function: GO:0004402 - histone acetyltransferase activity [Evidence IMP] [PMID 15932941]; GO_function: GO:0005198 - structural molecule activity [Evidence IGI,IMP] [PMID 15932941]; GO_process: GO:0016568 - chromatin modification [Evidence IMP] [PMID 15932941]; GO_process: GO:0016568 - chromatin modification [Evidence IMP] [PMID 17090597]; GO_process: GO:0016573 - histone acetylation [Evidence IPI] [PMID 12052880]; GO_process: GO:0016573 - histone acetylation [Evidence IMP] [PMID 15932941]; GO_process: GO:0016578 - histone deubiquitination [Evidence IMP] [PMID 19226466]; GO_process: GO:0006406 - mRNA export from nucleus [Evidence IMP] [PMID 18488019]; GO_process: GO:0045899 - positive regulation of RNA polymerase II transcriptional preinitiation complex assembly [Evidence IMP] [PMID 17090597]; GO_process: GO:0006461 - protein complex assembly [Evidence IMP] [PMID 19226466]; GO_process: GO:0006355 - regulation of transcription, DNA-templated [Evidence IEA]; GO_process: GO:0006351 - transcription, DNA-templated [Evidence IEA]), translating to MSSTNAVTVSSNASEADRLLLDKAFASSVDASQIVIRVKKPAVPPTSATPSTVWQDYALSLEKQDSDRLHKIRLKKASDSTATNSSRPRINLWDRRNLSPVNLLTSKLDYVLCAHCSKPLLTEALQYHVEFTCPKVNRKSSSNISEAEISEVKLNGTTKKRKWDDTMSSTSSPHPEDPTQSLNGEVTPKKVKKKYVKKQKLGHGSVSNGNGGDDSLGYSMDSPSAEGTPEKKARKSKREKLVKSSASKSKGPVDVERQCGVELPNGGLCARSLTCKTHSMGAKRAVKGRSAPYDILLAQYQRKNQVKMASLSTAQQLADENEALGGSTPLNPDEEVQQVMEGVQRAYPIPLERGVIFPTNLKSKFFRMREMLANALIPKGSPPGLGRIMGRASAFNPESPTTLHFVRPPALQRTAYLASIRQQQLLQQQQQKLASGSQLQAQQNMVSAVAPSSRQASPSK from the coding sequence ATGAGCTCTACTAATGCCGTAACAGTGTCCAGTAATGCATCAGAGGCTGATAGGTTACTTCTGGATAAGGCATTTGCAAGTTCTGTCGATGCTTCTCAAATTGTTATACGAGTCAAAAAGCCGGCTGTGCCACCTACATCGGCAACTCCAAGTACAGTATGGCAAGATTATGCACTTTCACTAGAAAAACAGGATTCTGATAGATTACACAAAATACGTCTAAAGAAGGCGAGTGATTCGACTGCAACTAACTCGTCTCGACCCCGGATTAACTTATGGGATAGAAGAAACCTTTCGCCAGTCAACCTTTTAACATCGAAATTAGACTATGTGCTTTGTGCACATTGCAGCAAACCGCTGCTCACAGAAGCTTTACAATATCACGTTGAATTTACATGTCCCAAAGTGAACAGAAAATCGTCGTCTAATATTTCTGAggctgaaatttcagagGTAAAGTTAAATGGTACCActaaaaagagaaaatgggACGATACAATGTCTTCAACTTCGTCTCCTCATCCTGAAGACCCAACCCAGTCTTTGAATGGGGAGGTAACACCgaaaaaagtcaagaaaaaataCGTCAAGAAGCAAAAATTGGGTCATGGCTCTGTATCCAACGGCAATGGTGGTGACGACTCTCTAGGCTATTCTATGGACAGCCCTTCTGCTGAAGGAACGCCGGAGAAAAAGGCAAGAAAGTCAAAGAGAGAAAAACTTGTCAAATCATCAGCCTCAAAAAGTAAGGGTCCAGTTGATGTGGAACGACAATGTGGTGTTGAATTGCCAAATGGTGGTCTCTGTGCCAGATCACTCACCTGTAAGACACACTCTATGGGAGCCAAACGTGCTGTAAAAGGCCGTTCTGCACCCTACGATATTCTCCTTGCTCAATATCAACGcaaaaatcaagtcaaGATGGCCAGTCTTAGCACTGCTCAACAACTGGCTGATGAAAACGAAGCTCTCGGTGGATCAACGCCTCTTAACCCTGACGAAGAAGTGCAACAGGTAATGGAGGGTGTCCAGCGGGCCTATCCTATCCCACTGGAACGGGGTGTGATATTTCCTACCAATCTTAAAAGCAAATTTTTTCGTATGCGTGAGATGCTTGCAAATGCCCTGATACCTAAAGGCTCTCCTCCCGGTCTTGGTCGTATTATGGGACGGGCGTCTGCCTTTAATCCTGAAAGTCCCACCACTTTGCATTTCGTTCGACCCCCTGCCTTGCAAAGAACTGCGTATCTAGCATCGATTCGCCAACAACAGCTACtgcagcaacagcagcaaaagctggcttctggatctcaactccaagctcaacaaaacATGGTATCGGCTGTAGCGCCGTCATCAAGACAAGCAAGTCCTTCAAAATAG
- the CAF16 gene encoding putative ATP-binding cassette family ATPase CAF16 (Part of evolutionarily-conserved CCR4-NOT regulatory complex; contains single ABC-type ATPase domain but no transmembrane domain; interacts with several subunits of Mediator; GO_component: GO:0030014 - CCR4-NOT complex [Evidence IDA] [PMID 11113136]; GO_component: GO:0005737 - cytoplasm [Evidence IEA,IEA]; GO_component: GO:0005737 - cytoplasm [Evidence IDA] [PMID 11914276]; GO_component: GO:0005634 - nucleus [Evidence IEA,IEA]; GO_function: GO:0005524 - ATP binding [Evidence IEA,IEA]; GO_function: GO:0016887 - ATPase activity [Evidence IEA]; GO_function: GO:0016887 - ATPase activity [Evidence ISS] [PMID 10581358]; GO_function: GO:0017111 - nucleoside-triphosphatase activity [Evidence IEA]; GO_function: GO:0000166 - nucleotide binding [Evidence IEA,IEA]; GO_process: GO:0006200 - ATP catabolic process [Evidence IEA]; GO_process: GO:0008152 - metabolic process [Evidence IEA]; GO_process: GO:0006357 - regulation of transcription from RNA polymerase II promoter [Evidence IMP,IPI] [PMID 11113136]): protein MSLPSSSRTLLIGANGAGKSTLLKILAGKTLAKNGQVFIDGQDPFRDGVSGITYLGTEWAGNPMVRRDIPVTLLLASIGGDLFPERRELLVDILDIDLRWHMHAVSDGERRRVQLAMGLLRPWNILLLDEVTVDLDVLVRARLLDFLRNETNQRECQIVSIFRFNLIGLYNSIYTDTAC from the coding sequence ATGTCGCTACCGTCATCTTCTCGAACCCTTTTGATCGGTGCaaatggtgctggtaagaGTACGCTACTGAAAATTCTCGCTGGCAAAACTTTAGCCAAGAATGGACAGGTGTTTATTGATGGCCAGGACCCCTTCAGAGATGGTGTATCAGGAATAACATACCTGGGAACCGAATGGGCAGGAAATCCTATGGTGAGACGAGATATCCCTGTCACTTTATTGCTGGCCAGTATCGGTGGTGACTTGTTCCCAGAGAGAAGAGAACTGTTAGTGGATATCCTGGACATTGATCTCAGGTGGCATATGCACGCAGTCAGTGACGGTGAGCGTAGACGAGTTCAACTGGCCATGGGATTACTTCGTCCTTGGAATATTCTGTTATTAGACGAGGTGACAGTTGATCTCGATGTCCTAGTACGCGCGAGACTGCTGGACTTTCTCCGCAATGAGACAAATCAGAGGGAATGCCAAATTGTAAGCATTTTTAGGTTCAACCTGATTGGGTTGTATAatagtatatatacagacACAGCCTGCTAA
- the ERG3 gene encoding C-5 sterol desaturase (C-5 sterol desaturase; glycoprotein that catalyzes the introduction of a C-5(6) double bond into episterol, a precursor in ergosterol biosynthesis; mutants are viable, but cannot grow on non-fermentable carbon sources; substrate of the HRD ubiquitin ligase; GO_component: GO:0005783 - endoplasmic reticulum [Evidence IEA]; GO_component: GO:0005783 - endoplasmic reticulum [Evidence IDA] [PMID 14562095]; GO_component: GO:0005788 - endoplasmic reticulum lumen [Evidence IDA] [PMID 21737688]; GO_component: GO:0005789 - endoplasmic reticulum membrane [Evidence IEA]; GO_component: GO:0016021 - integral component of membrane [Evidence IEA]; GO_component: GO:0016021 - integral component of membrane [Evidence ISM] [PMID 12192589]; GO_component: GO:0016020 - membrane [Evidence IEA]; GO_function: GO:0000248 - C-5 sterol desaturase activity [Evidence IDA] [PMID 34600]; GO_function: GO:0005506 - iron ion binding [Evidence IEA]; GO_function: GO:0016491 - oxidoreductase activity [Evidence IEA,IEA]; GO_process: GO:0006696 - ergosterol biosynthetic process [Evidence IMP] [PMID 1864507]; GO_process: GO:0006633 - fatty acid biosynthetic process [Evidence IEA]; GO_process: GO:0006629 - lipid metabolic process [Evidence IEA]; GO_process: GO:0055114 - oxidation-reduction process [Evidence IEA,IEA]; GO_process: GO:0006694 - steroid biosynthetic process [Evidence IEA]; GO_process: GO:0008202 - steroid metabolic process [Evidence IEA]; GO_process: GO:0016126 - sterol biosynthetic process [Evidence IEA,IEA]), which produces MDIVLEIFDTLVFDKAYAKVFPKDGILGKALQTNIAKAASHASQQSEVAANFYNQTVAPQVDLFVSNYVPPSVYKWAVSLGSTSMKLLPSPTGSERHVYGLQPTYYFKPTEFATQSVFARDSIFRQSFSIFLITWIFGYTLYLLVAGLSYKFVYDPANFKHPKYLKNQVRMELRQSLTSIPVMTLFTVPWFVWELRGYSKLYYDADKYGLWYIFFQFPLFLLFTDMNIYFIHRWLHSPGVYKRLHKPHHKWIVPTPFASHAFHPMDGYLQSIPYHVFPFIFPLHKIAYVVLFMIINVWTVMIHDGEYLAHDPVINGSACHTIHHLYFNYNYGQYTTLWDRLGGSYRTPDKELFNKSLKTSAETWKKQTATMESIRKEVEEDDDDRVYAGEVDQKKNQ; this is translated from the coding sequence ATGGATATTGTTTTAGAAATCTTCGACACTTTAGTGTTCGATAAGGCTTATGCCAAGGTATTCCCTAAAGATGGCATTTTAGGAAAAGCTTTGCAGACCAACATTGCCAAAGCTGCTAGTCATGCTTCTCAACAGtcagaagtagcagctaATTTTTACAACCAGACAGTGGCTCCTCAAGTCGACCTTTTTGTCAGTAACTACGTTCCTCCTAGTGTTTATAAATGGGCTGTTTCTTTGGGATCCACTTCTATGAAGCTGCTTCCTAGTCCAACCGGCTCCGAGCGCCATGTATATGGTCTCCAGCCTACATACTATTTCAAACCTACTGAGTTTGCCACTCAGTCCGTGTTTGCTAGAGACTCTATTTTCCGTCAATCGTTCTCAATCTTTCTGATTACTTGGATCTTTGGCTATACCTTATATCTGTTAGTGGCAGGTTTAAGTTACAAGTTTGTCTATGACCCGGCCAACTTCAAGCATCCTAAATATCTCAAGAACCAAGTCCGTATGGAATTGCGCCAGTCACTCACTTCTATCCCTGTTATGACTTTATTCACTGTGCCATGGTTTGTGTGGGAACTAAGAGGATATTCCAAATTGTATTATGATGCTGACAAGTATGGCCTTTGGTACATTTTCTTCCAATTCCCATTATTTCTGCTGTTTACTGATATGAACATCTACTTCATTCACCGATGGTTACACTCTCCTGGCGTGTATAAGCGTTTGCACAAGCCCCATCACAAATGGATAGTGCCAACCCCTTTTGCATCGCACGCTTTCCACCCTATGGACGGATATTTGCAGTCGATTCCTTACCATGTGTTTCCGTTCATTTTCCCATTGCACAAGATTGCATATGTAGTTTTGTTCATGATCATTAATGTGTGGACTGTAATGATTCACGACGGTGAATATTTGGCTCATGATCCTGTTATCAACGGCTCAGCCTGTCACACTATCCACCACTTGTACTTCAACTATAACTATGGACAATACACCACGCTGTGGGACAGACTTGGTGGGTCTTACCGTACTCCCGACAAGGAGCTGTTTAACAAATCCCTGAAGACCTCTGCAGAGACTTGGAAAAAACAGACTGCCACTATGGAATCCATTCGTAAGGAGGTTgaggaagacgacgacgacagAGTCTATGCCGGAGAAGTCGaccaaaagaagaaccaaTAG